In Colletotrichum higginsianum IMI 349063 chromosome 1, whole genome shotgun sequence, one genomic interval encodes:
- a CDS encoding Alanine racemase, which produces MADHRAASALAGEGVGQQQQQQQQQQYHEHQHQHQHQHQHQRPQQPGKESGGGDSRPSFTGYWREEQVSERAGRVQFVNEGPPPPPRQLQHQLSVSSSSLSPSSAMEPGDAATVSDQERQGSSSQLTRNRARLTPFPAESAAPNLTAAEKAKLRRQQVRRAQIQHRTRKANYIKQLELDVCRFRDMIAVAEKEVFAFRAENKGMRDALSARGLRVPGELKGKEVVVREALIPEPVVEQRVDTMQPRVLQLQLQQQQQDRYQAPEQNQASRHVVAQPVLQQQLPIAHPEPQVTPQPQPTDDYDYDYDYDPYPPVDLFADIDMGEVTVTMRKDDALGTPCFQIASSSPAVVHSLTPDHLTPEQEITAINLILAMEHICWNHFHPRQFPAHADPCSAGSGHTMMASTMCMSSAPARVYRTIRRREAETTAHTWRADTGAGSALSLKSLLALAKTLNPGDIELTPVQAWFELAARYGAAALMRGDVIDTLKREFCGVVDCIHFGAIIERDAFESVVARVMEQVGVQELEWAMNVDNDGEVCGGIVSGAQGITA; this is translated from the exons ATGGCAGACCACCGTGCGGCTTCGGCGttggcgggggagggggttgggcagcaacagcagcagcaacagcagcagcaataTCATGAGCAtcaacatcagcatcagcatcagcatcagcatcagcgACCGCAACAACCGGGCAAGGAaagtggcggcggcgacagccgGCCATCCTTCACGGGGTACTGGAGAGAGGAGCAGGTGAGCGAGAGGGCGGGGAGGGTGCAGTTCGTGAACGAggggccgccgccaccgcctcgccAGCTACAACATCAACTATctgtctcgtcgtcgtcgttatcgccgtcatcggccaTGGAACCTGGGGATGCGGCGACCGTGAGCGATCAAGAGCGGCAGGGTTCGT CATCTCAGCTGACACGAAACCGCGCGCGACTAACACCATTCCCAGCTGAGTCCGCCGCACCTAATCTCACAGCCGCGGAAAAGGCCAAGCTCCGGCGCCAGCAAGTCCGTAGGGCGCAGATCCAGCACCGCACGCGCAAGGCGAACTACATCAAGCAGCTCGAGCTTGACGTTTGCCGCTTCAGAGACAtgatcgccgtcgccgaaaAGGAGGTCTTCGCCTTCCGTGCCGAGAACAAAGGCATGCGCGACGCACTGTCGGCCAGGGGTCTCAGAGTTCCTGGGGAGTtgaagggcaaggaggtcgtGGTCCGCGAAGCCCTAATTCCGGAGCCTGTAGTTGAGCAGAGAGTGGACACGATGCAGCCGAGagtgctgcagctgcagctgcagcaacagcagcaagacCGTTATCAGGCTCCGGAACAGAATCAAGCTTCGCGGCACGTGGTCGCACAGCCCGTTCTACAGCAACAGCTCCCGATCGCACACCCAGAACCGCAAGTAACCCCTCAACCTCAGCCCACCGACGACTACGACTATGACTACGACTACGACCCCTACCCGCCGGTCGACCTCTTCGCAGACATCGACATGGGAGAGGTTACCGTCACCATGCGCAaggacgacgccctcggcacccCGTGCTTCCAGatcgcctcgtcgtcgccggccgtTGTACATTCGTTGACACCGGACCATCTCACTCCGGAACAGGAGATAACCGCCATAAATCTTATTCTCGC AATGGAACACATTTGCTGGAACCACTTCCACCCCCGCCAGTTCCCCGCCCATGCCGACCCTTGCAGCGCCGGCTCGGGCCACACCATGATGGCCTCGACCATGTGCATGTCGAGCGCGCCCGCTCGCGTCTACCGCACCATCCGCCGgcgcgaggccgagacgacggcgcaCACATGGCGCGCCGACACGGGCGCCGGCTCGGCGCTGTCGCTCAAGTCGCTGCTGGCGCTCGCCAAGACGCTGAACCCTGGCGACATCGAGCTGACGCCCGTGCAGGCGTGGTTCGAGCTCGCGGCGCGGtacggggcggcggcgctgatgCGCGGGGACGTCATCGACACGCTCAAGCGCGAGTTctgcggcgtcgtcgactgCATTCACTTTGGTGCCATCATCGAGCGCGATGCGTTCGAGAGCGTCGTGGCGAGGGTCATGGAGCAGGTTGGCGTGCAGGAGCTTGAGTGGGCGATGAATGTTGACAATGACGGGGAGGTCTGTGGCGGGATAGTTTCTGGCGCGCAGGGGATCACCGCTTGA
- a CDS encoding RNA polymerase I specific transcription initiation factor RRN3: MRPFTPISRHRSGPPPRTATPIKSILRQTSTVLGRRKADEIDFDAADPPSSPTKRRKVLINEMNNRVFEFGNRSMDEVNSEVRKALEEHLMGEDEDYDMLKEIFANDKQRYLPPVAGEDEDTLKPQELKGYVLALTSCVPLLKNKACNGLVRTVLQVSWLGRDEDFFKVYIQFLAALVSAQGSYLTHVLSMIVEKFSQSRLSEWTVADFPPVSRATMRERLHTGLQYILQMFPAATPVLRNLIDTKFPFDDDPKRMFVAYVNNLLRLKEYAGELDLEIVDVLLSRLVKIDVQMQTDLDDLDDDLTASVAYALGQSLGNDSWEGDEDASDEDSDDESVDSDDSDFDDKEEKIRVVKGNVEKLDAILDTLFEHYTPLFENPDSDQAWERYALLVQSFGKIVLPTYKSRHTQFLLFHFGQMSARLRDTFVGSLMHIFGSQNRPSFVRQAAATYLAGFMARGAHVPSDLVRTVFALLLKQMQIYRLKHDPDARGPDLRRHQIYYAQVQAALYMFCFRWRDLIVSTPEFVDRDDPASYLGHELEWMQGMREELSASVYCKMNPLKICAPAIVEEFATLAHKLGLMYIFPRVEENKRIRLSQFVSDTYGMGGALRDTGSGAQDEEAYQLDPYFPFDPYQLPVSKRWVQDDYVHYQAVPGLNMTADDDSDEDEEEHIPETDVEEDTATASEDEDDD; encoded by the coding sequence ATGCGACCCTTTACCCCCATTTCCAGACACCGGTCTGGTCCGCCACCGAGAACGGCGACGCCCATCAAAAGCATTCTGCGGCAAACGTCTACAGTCCTTGGCCGAAGGAAAGCCGACGAAATCGACTTTGATGCAGCCGACCCGCCTTCCAGCCCGACCAAGAGGCGGAAGGTCCTCATTAACGAAATGAACAACCGCGTCTTCGAATTCGGCAACCGGTCGATGGACGAGGTGAACTCGGAAGTCCGGAAAGCGCTAGAGGAGCATCTGATgggggaggacgaggattACGACATGCTCAAGGAGATCTTCGCTAATGACAAGCAGCGGTACCTGCCGCCCGTCGCcggggaggatgaagacaCCCTCAAACCCCAGGAGCTTAAGGGCTACGTGCTGGCGCTGACCAGCTGCGTCCCGCTGCTGAAGAACAAGGCCTGCAATGGTCTTGTGAGGACGGTGCTACAGGTCTCATGGCTGGGTCGAGACGAGGATTTCTTCAAAGTGTACATCCAGTTCCTGGCCGCCCTGGTCAGCGCCCAGGGCTCCTACCTGACGCACGTGCTGTCCATGATTGTCGAGAAGTTCTCCCAGTCCAGACTTTCGGAATGGACCGTTGCCGACTTTCCTCCCGTCAGTCGTGCGACGATGCGTGAGCGGCTACACACCGGCCTGCAGTACATCCTTCAAATGTTCCCCGCCGCGACGCCCGTTCTCCGCAACCTGATCGACACCAAGTTCCcgttcgacgacgaccctAAGAGGATGTTTGTCGCTTACGTTAACAACCTCCTGAGGCTGAAGGAATACGCCGGGGAGTTGGATCTCGAGATCGTGGACGTGCTGCTGTCGCGGCTGGTCAAGATCGACGTGCAGATGCAGAcggacctcgacgacctcgacgatgacctcACGGCGTCAGTTGCGTACGCGCTTGGACAGTCGCTAGGCAACGACTCTTGGgaaggcgacgaagacgctTCGGACGAGGACAGCGATGACGAGTCGGTCGACAGCGACGATTCGGATTtcgacgacaaggaggagaagattCGGGTTGTCAAGGGCAACGTTGAAAAGCTGgacgccatcctcgacaCCCTGTTCGAACACTATACTCCTCTATTCGAGAACCCCGACTCGGACCAGGCGTGGGAACGGTACGCGTTGCTCGTGCAGTCTTTTGGAAAGATTGTGCTGCCGACATACAAGTCCCGTCATACCCAATTCCTACTCTTCCACTTTGGCCAGATGTCGGCGCGGCTGCGAGACACCTTTGTCGGCAGTCTGATGCACATATTCGGCTCGCAAAACCGACCAAGCTTTGtccggcaggcggcggcgacgtaCCTGGCCGGGTTCATGGCGAGAGGCGCCCACGTGCCGTCCGATCTGGTGCGCACAGTTTTCGCCCTTTTGCTCAAGCAGATGCAGATCTACCGCCTCAAGCACGACCCCGACGCCCGTGGACCGGATCTGAGACGGCACCAGATTTACTACGCGCAAGTGCAGGCTGCCCTTTACATGTTTTGCTTCCGGTGGCGCGACCTGATTGTATCCACGCCCGAGTTTGTCGACCGAGACGACCCCGCGTCCTACCTGGGCCACGAGCTGGAGTGGATGCAAGGGATGAGGGAAGAGCTCTCGGCGAGCGTCTACTGCAAGATGAACCCTCTCAAGATCTGCGCACCGGCAATTGTCGAAGAGTTTGCGACACTGGCGCACAAGCTCGGACTCATGTATATCTTCCCCCGCGTGGAGGAGAACAAGCGGATCAGACTGTCACAGTTCGTGTCGGACACATAcggcatgggcggcgcgCTCAGAGATACGGGCTCCGGAGCacaggacgaggaggcgtACCAGCTCGACCCCTACTTCCCCTTTGACCCCTATCAGCTGCCCGTCAGCAAGCGGTGGGTGCAAGACGACTACGTGCACTACCAGGCTGTTCCGGGTCTCAACATgacggccgacgacgacagcgacgaggacgaggaggaacaCATACCGGAGAcggatgtcgaggaagatACGGCCACCGCcagcgaagacgaggacgacgactgA
- a CDS encoding Histone-like transcription factor and archaeal histone, giving the protein MSDSPQSPPKDVDQGVQSPEEEQMNEPQDPQSGGLTYEFEVKEQDRWLPIANVARIMKNALPENAKIAKEAKECMQECVSEFISFITSEASEKCHQEKRKTVNGEDILFAMTSLGFENYAEALKIYLSKYREQQSQSNRGEGAHRPGSSGYGANPPTGAGSFQAEPQNNVLGAQQGDGSADAQGYMYGAQTGHNGTGGADGYQ; this is encoded by the exons ATGTCGGACTCCCCCCAATCTCCTCCCAAGGATGTCGACCAAGGTGTACAATCACCGGAAGAGGAACAAATGAACGAGCCTCAAGACCCACAGTCCGGTGGACTCACCTATGAGTTTGAGGTCAAGGAGCAGGACCGCTGGTTGCCCATAGCCAATG TGGCCCGCATCATGAAGAACGCTCTCCCGGAGAACGCCAAAatcgccaaggaggccaaggagtgCATGCAAGAGTGTGTGAGCGAGTTCATCTCGTTCATCACGAGTGAAG CCTCGGAGAAGTGCCACCAGGAGAAGCGAAAGACGGTGAACGGAGAAGACATTCTATTCGCCATGACGTCTCTGGGATTCGAGAACTATGCAGAGGCCCTCAAGATCTACCTCTCTAAGTACCGGGAA CAGCAATCCCAATCGAACAGAGGAGAGGGAGCGCACCGCCCGGGCAGCAGCGGCTACGGCGCCAACCCCCCAACCGGAGCCGGAAGTTTCCAAGCCGAGCCTCAGAACAACGTCCTCGGAGCTCAGCAGGGAGACGGAAGTGCCGACGCCCAGGGTTACATGTACGGCGCGCAAACCGGCCACAACGGCactggcggcgccgacggctaCCAGTAA
- a CDS encoding Prefoldin subunit, which produces MSAQVANQRKQQDLQTQYGIYKNTLQQIAQKIGDVEQEAEEHKLVLETLQPLSDDRKCFRLINGVLMEQTVKDVMPALTTNSEGLKKVLEDLVKQYKAKQEELEKWKVSDMG; this is translated from the exons ATGTCGGCCCAAGTAGCAAACCAGCGGAAGCAGCAAG ATCTGCAAACACAGTATGGCATCTACAAGAACACCTTGCAGCAGATTGCTCAGAAGATCGGCGACGTCGAACAAGAAGCCGAAGAACACAA GCTCGTGCTGGAGACGTTGCAGCCGCTGTCGGACGATCGCAAGTGTTTCCGCCTGATTAACGGGGTACTGATGGAGCAGACGGTCAAGGACGTCATGCCTGCCCTAACGACAAACTCGGAAGGTCTGAAGAAGGTCCTTGAGGATCTCGTCAAGCAGTACAAGGCCAAGCAGGAAGAGTTGGAGAAATGGAAGGTCAGTGACATGGGCTAG
- a CDS encoding transmembrane protein 14C produces MKLTSSDLSIPSFVLGALTAGGGIAGYARTGSLPSIIAGVSVGLLYGLGGYRIQNRESFGVELSLLASAVLGGSSIPRAIRLRKPVPILLSVLSVFGLFTFGSEFRRTL; encoded by the exons ATGAAGCTGACA TCTTCAGACCTGTCCATCCCCTCCTTCGTCCTGGGCGCATtgaccgccggcggcggcatcgccggcTACGCCCGTACTGGCTCTCTGCcgtccatcatcgccggcgtcagCGTCGGTCTTCTTT acggcctcggcggctaCCGCATCCAGAACCGCGAGTCtttcggcgtcgagctcagtctcctcgcctcggccgtccttggcggcTCCTCCATCCCTCGCGCCATCCGCCTCCGCAAGCCCGTGCCCATCCTGCTCAGCGTCCTGTCCGTCTTTGGCCTGTTCACCTTTGGCAGCGAGTTCCGTCGCACCTTGTAA
- a CDS encoding Dolichyl-diphosphooligosaccharide--protein glycosyltransferase subunit OST2, with the protein MAPKRTASSQKAAAASADHAQQLPSSPAGPTAAAAIPGTMTSQPKAGPITMTPKGVSSGAQNWDRVLANLYNHYVNNTPQRTKLIDVFMAFLVVVGALQFLYCVIAGNFPFNAFLSGFSATVGQFVLTASLRIQTTEANKSDFPSVSPERAFADYVACSLILHFFCVNFIN; encoded by the exons ATGGCACCCAAAcgcaccgcctcctcccagaaggccgccgctgcctccGCCGACCACGCCCAGCAActcccctcctcgcccgcgggaccgaccgccgccgccgcgatcCCGGGCACCATGACCTCGCAGCCCAAGGCCGGCCCCATCACCATGACTCCCAAGGGCGTCTCCTCCGGCGCCCAGAACTGGGACCGGGTCCTCGCCAACCTCTACAACCACTACGTCAACAACACGCCGCAGCGCACGAAGCTGATTGACGTCTTCATGGCCttccttgtcgtcgtcggggcgCTGCAGTTCCTGTACTGCGTCATCGCTGGCAACTTT CCCTTCAACGCCTTCCTCTCTGGTTTCTCTGCTACCGTCGGCCAATTCGTCCTCACTG CTTCCTTGCGCATCCAGACCACCGAGGCCAACAAGTCCGACTTCCCTTCCGTATCACCCGAGAG AGCGTTTGCCGACTACGTCGCATGCAGCTTGATCCTCCACTTCTTCTGCGTCAACTTCATAAACTAA
- a CDS encoding GRASP55/65 family protein, with protein sequence MFNALNRFMSRLDGQQPTHQNNNQGSFGFQVLRNTNLELNIEPWFDFIIGINGRPIDNPDPRLFAQEVRNCAGGTLSLGLWSAKGQRTRELHAQVPHDTASLGLSLQWTPLAVAANIWHVLDVAANSPADAAGLLPYGDYILGSPEGALHGEGGLSELVEDHIGRPLRLYVYNNEYDVTREVTIQPTREWGGEGALGCVLGYGALHRLPAPLNEPVHAPGEMMFDGEKDPAAALYGASAVGAGGLGGDTQQQDLFVPAAAAGIGAGALPSGGDFLVPAQMVDASGAPPPPPPAGTATTRKKKERHHGGNNFMDDYFKEEEKKSREADNAPSGRGTPVAPPPKTGGPPPPPRAGSAGPPKEEQQAAAPEAE encoded by the exons ATGTTCAACGCGCTGAACCGCTTCATGTCCCGCCTGGACGGGCAGCAACCGACCCATCAGAACAACAACCAGGGGTCCTTCGGCTTCCAGGTCCTGCGGAACACCAACCTCGAACTTAACATCGAGCCGTGGTTCGACTTCATCATTGGCATCAACGGCCGTCCTATT GACAACCCTGACCCTCGCCTCTTCGCCCAGGAAGTCCGCAACTGCGCGGGCGGCACGCTCTCCCTCGGGCTCTGGTCCGCAAAGGGCCAGCGCACGCGCGAGCTGCACGCCCAGGTGCCCCACGACACGGCCTCGCTCGGCCTCTCGCTGCAGTGGACACCACTcgctgtcgccgccaacatcTGGcatgtcctcgacgtcgccgccaactcccccgccgacgctgccggCCTTCTGCCATACGGCGACTACATCCTCGGCAGCCCCGAAGGCGCCTTGCACGGCGAGGGCGGGCTCagcgagctcgtcgaggaccaCATCGGCCGGCCGCTGCGGCTGTACGTCTACAACAACGAGTACGACGTTACGCGCGAGGTGACGATCCAGCCCACCCGCGAGtggggcggcgagggcgccctCGGCTGCGTCCTGGGGTACGGCGCGCTGCACCGcctgccggcgccgctgaACGAGCCGGTACACGCGCCGGGGGAGATGATGTTtgacggcgagaaggacccggccgccgcgctTTATGGGGCTTCTGCTGTTGGTGCCGGTGGCTTGGGAGGCGATACGCAACAACAGGACCTGTTCGTGccggctgccgctgctggtATAGGCGCGGGCGCGCTGCCGTCAGGGGGCGATTTCTTGGTGCCCGCGCAGATGGTCGACGCGAGcggggcgccgccgccgccaccgccggcgggtacggcgacgacgaggaagaagaaggagaggcaTCACGGCGGGAACAACTTCATGGACGACTacttcaaggaggaggagaagaagagcagggAGGCCGACAACGCGCCGAGCGGGAGGGGGACGCCGGTTGCGCCGCCTCCGAAGACGGGaggtccgccgccgccgccgagggcagGGTCGGCGGGGCCACcgaaggaggagcagcaggccgccgcTCCGGAGGCCGAGTGA
- a CDS encoding RNA cap guanine-N2 methyltransferase yields MKAATRLPLTDECHHYKSKAEVPWDLQKYFSQRYSIFSWYDEGVRLTDDAWFGVTPEPLANKVADEMYHTDASKRVLIDMFGGAGGNTIAFALSARWDRVISVERDAATLACAQHNAELYEVGEYITWIHGDCFEYLAKLRDASDDLAEELRVDMAETVVFASPPWGGPGYSTAEIFDLSQMEPYTLQQLHDACKPMDHALYLPRTSDLRQIAKLAPEGEKLEVVQYCMEGASKAMVAFIPGTLSPPTLKSQ; encoded by the exons ATGAAGGCTGCTACCAGACTCCCCCTGACGGATGAGTGCCACCATTACAAATCCAAGGCAGAAGTGCCTTGGGACCTCCAAAA ATACTTCTCTCAGCGCTATTCCATCTTCTCCTGGTacgacgagggcgtccgCCTCACCGACGACGCCTGGTTCGGCGTGACGCCGGAACCCCTCGCCAAcaaggtcgccgacgagatgtATCACACTGACGCCTCCAAGCGCGTCCTCATTGACATGttcggcggcgctggcggcaacaccatcgccttcgccctcTCGGCCCGTTGGGATCGCGTCATCTCCGTCGAGCGCGACGCTGCAACCCTCGCCTGCGCCCAGCACAACGCCGAGCTGTATGAGGTCGGCGAGTACATCACTTGGATCCATGGCGACTGCTTCGAGTACCTGGCCAAGCTTCGCGACGCCTCCGACGACCTGGCTGAGGAGCTGAGGGTCGACATGGCCGAGACCGTTGTATTCGCATCTCCGCCATGGGGCGGGCCCGGCTACAGCACCGCCGAGATCTTTGACCTTAGCCAGATGGAGCCGTATACCTTGCAGCAGCTGCATGACGCGTGTAAGCCCATGGATCACGCGCTGTATCTGCCTAGGACAAGCGACCTGAGACAGATTGCAAAACTGGCCCCGGAAGgggagaagctcgaggtAGTGCAGTACTGCATGGAGGGCGCGAGCAAGGCCATGGTGGCATTTATACCAGGGACGCTGAGCCCACCAACGTTGAAGTCTCaataa